In the Helianthus annuus cultivar XRQ/B chromosome 11, HanXRQr2.0-SUNRISE, whole genome shotgun sequence genome, one interval contains:
- the LOC110942580 gene encoding uncharacterized protein LOC110942580: MSSNGSWLWPNAWRDTYPVLIQLDQVQRDVNVQDRLFWKDGDDFSDYSSSGVWNSIRASEPEVDWASIVWFAQCIPHHAFVMWLIMRRKLTTQDKILQWNTTRRNSMNMMCCLLCYENIDSHDHLFFECKFSTQVWKTIRTKAGMGNVEAKWSVIVEWLQLRARSKSAANLVCRLIVAASAYVIWQERNHHLFKNHASPPENICASIFDIVRYKLMGLKFKNTPKVRILLEKWEIHGDSVVDDGG, from the coding sequence ATGTCTTCTAATGGTTCGTGGTTATGGCCTAATGCTTGGCGTGACACTTATCCAGTCCTTATTCAACTTGATCAGGTACAACGGGATGTTAATGTGCAAGATCGATTGTTTTGGAAAGATGGAGACGATTTCAGTGATTATTCTTCTTCGGGAGTCTGGAACTCTATCAGAGCTAGCGAACCGGAGGTGGATTGGGCTAGTATTGTTTGGTTTGCGCAGTGTATTCCTCACCATGCTTTCGTTATGTGGCTTATTATGCGGCGTAAATTGACGACTCAGGATAAAATTCTTCAATGGAATACCACAAGAAGAAATTCCATGAATATGATGTGTTGCCTCTTGTGCTATGAAAATATTGACTCGCATGATCATTTATTTTTTGAGTGCAAGTTCTCTACTCAGGTTTGGAAGACGATTCGAACCAAAGCAGGTATGGGTAATGTGGAAGCAAAGTGGAGCGTTATTGTGGAATGGCTTCAGCTTCGAGCTAGATCCAAATCCGCTGCCAACCTTGTTTGTCGATTAATTGTTGCTGCTTCAGCTTATGTTATTTGGCAGGAACGAAACCATCATTTATTCAAGAATCATGCAAGCCCCCCAGAAAATATCTGTGCTTCGATTTTTGACATTGTCCGATATAAATTGATGGGTTTAAAGTTCAAGAATACGCCTAAagtgaggatacttcttgagaagtGGGAGATTCATGGAGACTCGGTCGTTGATGATGGAGGCTAA